One Corvus moneduloides isolate bCorMon1 chromosome 21, bCorMon1.pri, whole genome shotgun sequence DNA window includes the following coding sequences:
- the LRRC26 gene encoding leucine-rich repeat-containing protein 26, giving the protein MQVCSRVSRGMNASGRTEPSAAQHRQPAPPGSAGSTGQGEARGSREPVRGAIPARRVREPSVPQGAAMGCRRVPGPVLALLLLLCPPPSPACPAACRCAPGEADCSERGLREVPWSLPTNTSALWLGYNFITVLGPRSFPALPGLRLLSLAHNRLELIHGQALLGLGALQELDLSHNLLTVLTPETFLPLTSLATLNLGSNRLGELEPGVLGALPQLRALLLQDNLWVCSCGILPLWRWLSHNREKVREKSLLLCRVPEQLNKYPIMAFGDESFRQCQGTSLSSQQYITFFIIGPFSFIASIFFCTFMGSLIVFYHSLRRESHCWRRPRVCRVH; this is encoded by the exons ATGCAGGTTTGCAGCCGGGTGAGCAGGGGAATGAATGCGAGCGGCCGCACGGAGCCGAGCGCTGCCCAGCACCGCCAGCCAGCCCCGCCGGGCTCAGCCGGGAGCACGGGGCAGGGCGAGGCGCGGGGCTCTAGGGAACCTGTCCGCGGGGCAATCCCAGCACGGCGGGTCAGGGAGCCCTCTGTGCCTCAGGGGGCGGCCATGGGCTGCCGGAGGGTGCCCGGCCccgtgctggccctgctgctgctcctgtgccctccGCCCTCGCCAGCCTGCCCGGCCGCCTGCCGCTGCGCCCCGGGAGAGGCGGACTGCAGCGAGCGGGGCCTCCGCGAGGTGCCCTGGAGCCTCCCGACCAACACCAGCGCCCTGTGGCTCGGCTACAACTTCATCACCGTGCTGGGGCCGCGCTCCTTCCCTGCGCTGCCGGGGCTGcggctgctcagcctggcccaCAACCGCCTGGAGCTGATCCACGGCCAGGCGCTGCTGGGGCTCGGGGCGCTGCAGGAGCTGGACCTCAGCCACAACCTCCTCACGGTGCTGACCCCCGAGACCTTCCTGCCCCTCACCAGCCTGGCCACGCTCAACCTGGGCAGCAacaggctgggggagctggagcCTGGGGTGCTGGGCGCCTTGCCTCAGCTCCGAGCCCTTCTGCTGCAGGACAACCTCTGGGTGTGCAGCTGCGGCATCCTGCCCCTCTGGCGCTGGCTCAGCCACAACAGGGAGAAAGTGCGAG AGAAGAGTTTGCTCCTGTGCAGAGTTCCGGAGCAGCTGAACAAGTATCCGATCATGGCCTTTGGGGATGAGTCCTTCAGGCAATGCCAGGGGACCTCGCTGTCCTCCCAGCAGTACATCACCTTCTTCATCATTGGACCCTTCTCCTTCATCGCCAGCATCTTCTTCTGCACCTTCATGGGGTCCCTCATAGTGTTCTACCACAGCCTGCGCCGGGAATCCCACTGCTGGAGGAGACCCCGCGTCTGCAGGGTGCACTGA